Proteins encoded in a region of the Orcinus orca chromosome 8, mOrcOrc1.1, whole genome shotgun sequence genome:
- the DNAJC4 gene encoding dnaJ homolog subfamily C member 4 isoform X1, whose product MCGGGASPLFRTLRPVGVVWVSTPMRVWRRGLNRSRKRRPPRGLCPPAFMLPLRLRRLWPHNPPTRFFAAAARQRFGPLSTGLAPVTTMNCWGCILVPALKKLNELSSPSPKRIGHGKGDEGSPAPPQLHPDRDPRNPALHSRFVELSEAYQVLSHEQSRRSYDHQLRSAASPKCPGTTAHPRSAQEAHSSSWAPPNAKYWAQFHEVRPQGPESRQQQHKHNRRVLGYCLLIMLAGMGLHYVAFRKLEQMHRSFMDEKDRIITAIYNDTRARARAKRARLQEEQRLGPQLQPPPGPPQGPGIVPPGPSP is encoded by the exons ATGTGCGGGGGCGGGGCTTCGCCGCTGTTCCGCACCCTCAGGCCTGTGGGCGTGGTCTGGGTGTCTACGCCAATGAGAGTATGGAGGCGGGGACTGAATAGGAGCCGGAAACGGCGGCCGCCGAGGGGTCT CTGCCCGCCCGCCTTCATGCTGCCCCTGCGCCTGCGCCGGCTGTGGCCCCACAACCCTCCCACTCGGTTCTTCGCAGCGGCCGCCCGGCAGCG GTTTGGGCCTCTCTCCACAGGTCTGGCCCCAGTAACTACTATGAACTGTTGGGGGTGCATCCTGGTGCCAGCGCTGAAGAAGTTAAACGAGCTTTCTTCTCCAAGTCCAAAGAG GATAGGTCATGGGAAGGGAGATGAGGGGAgtcctgccccaccccagctgcACCCTGACCGGGACCCCAGGAACCCAGCCCTGCACAGCCGCTTTGTGGAGCTGAGTGAAGCCTACCAAGTGCTGAGCCATGAGCAGAGCCGCCGCAGCTATGACCACCAGCTCCGCTCGGCAGCTTCCCCAAAGTGTCCAGGAACCACAGCCCATCCCAGGTCTGCTCAAGAGGCACACAG CAGCTCCTGGGCACCCCCCAATGCAAAATACTGGGCCCAGTTTCATGAAGTGAGGCCTCAGGGACCAGAGTCAAGGCAGCAGCAGCACAAGCACAACCGGCGGGTGCTGGGGTACTGCCTCCTGATCATGCTGGCAGGCATGGGCCTGCACTATGTTGCCTTCAG GAAGCTGGAGCAGATGCATCGTAGCTTCATGGATGAAAAGGATCGGATCATCACAGCCATCTACAATGACACTCGGGCCCGGGCCAG GGCCAAGAGAGCCAGGCTCCAGGAGGAGCAACGGCTGGGGCCGCAGCTGCAGCCACCACCCGGGCCTCCTCAAGGCCCCGGGATCGTGCCCCCCGGCCCCAGCCCCTGA
- the NUDT22 gene encoding uridine diphosphate glucose pyrophosphatase NUDT22 isoform X2, producing MDPEVSLLLQCPPGGLPEEQVRAELSPAYDRRPLPGGDKAITAVWESRLQAQPWLFDAPKFRLHSATLVPTGSPGPQLHLCLGLTSYRDFLGTNWASSAAWLRQQGATDWGDKQAYLADPLGVGAALATADDFLVFLRRSGQVAEAPGLVDVPGGHPEPQALCPGGRPLHINLPGELVVHELFSSVLQEICDEVNLPLLTLSQPLLLGIACNETSAGRASAAFYVQCSLTSEQVRKHYTSGGPEAHESTGIIFVETQV from the exons ATGGACCCTGAGGTGTCCCTGCTGCTGCAATGCCCCCCGGGGGGGCTGCCTGAGGAGCAGGTACGGGCTGAGCTGAGCCCTGCCTACGACCGTCGCCCACTGCCAGGAGGGGACAAGGCCATCACCGCAGTCTGGGAGAGCCGGCTTCAGGCCCAGCCCTGGCTCTTTGACGCCCCCAAGTTCCGCCTGCACTCTGCCACCCTGGTGCCCACTGGCTCGCCGGGGCCACAGCTGCACCTGTGCCTGGGCCTTACTTCCTATCGAGACTTCCTGGGCACCAACTGGGCCAGCTCAGCTGCCTGGCTGCGACAGCAGGGGGCCACCGACTGGGGTGACAAGCAAGCCTACCTGGCGGACCCCTTAGGGGTGGGCGCTGCACTGGCCACTGCTGACGACTTCCTTGTCTTCCTGCGCCGCTCTGGGCAGGTGGCTGAGGCACCTGGGCTAGTGGACGTGCCCGGTGGGCACCCTGAGCCTCAG GCCCTGTGCCCAGGTGGCAGACCCCTGCACATCAACCTCCCTGGGGAGCTGGTGGTGCATGAGCTCTTCTCCAGTGTCCTTCAGGAGATCTGTGATGAG GTGAACCTGCCGCTGCTCACCCTGAGCCAGCCGCTGCTGTTGGGCATTGCCTGCAATGAGACCAGTGCCGGCCGTGCCAGTGCTGCGTTCTACGTCCA GTGCAGCCTGACTTCTGAGCAGGTGAGGAAGCACTACACGAGTGGGGGACCTGAGGCCCACGAATCCACAGGAATCATCTTTgtggagacacaggtttga
- the DNAJC4 gene encoding dnaJ homolog subfamily C member 4 isoform X4 — protein sequence MCGGGASPLFRTLRPVGVVWVSTPMRVWRRGLNRSRKRRPPRGLCPPAFMLPLRLRRLWPHNPPTRFFAAAARQRSGPSNYYELLGVHPGASAEEVKRAFFSKSKELHPDRDPRNPALHSRFVELSEAYQVLSHEQSRRSYDHQLRSAASPKCPGTTAHPRSAQEAHSSWAPPNAKYWAQFHEVRPQGPESRQQQHKHNRRVLGYCLLIMLAGMGLHYVAFRKLEQMHRSFMDEKDRIITAIYNDTRARARAKRARLQEEQRLGPQLQPPPGPPQGPGIVPPGPSP from the exons ATGTGCGGGGGCGGGGCTTCGCCGCTGTTCCGCACCCTCAGGCCTGTGGGCGTGGTCTGGGTGTCTACGCCAATGAGAGTATGGAGGCGGGGACTGAATAGGAGCCGGAAACGGCGGCCGCCGAGGGGTCT CTGCCCGCCCGCCTTCATGCTGCCCCTGCGCCTGCGCCGGCTGTGGCCCCACAACCCTCCCACTCGGTTCTTCGCAGCGGCCGCCCGGCAGCG GTCTGGCCCCAGTAACTACTATGAACTGTTGGGGGTGCATCCTGGTGCCAGCGCTGAAGAAGTTAAACGAGCTTTCTTCTCCAAGTCCAAAGAG ctgcACCCTGACCGGGACCCCAGGAACCCAGCCCTGCACAGCCGCTTTGTGGAGCTGAGTGAAGCCTACCAAGTGCTGAGCCATGAGCAGAGCCGCCGCAGCTATGACCACCAGCTCCGCTCGGCAGCTTCCCCAAAGTGTCCAGGAACCACAGCCCATCCCAGGTCTGCTCAAGAGGCACACAG CTCCTGGGCACCCCCCAATGCAAAATACTGGGCCCAGTTTCATGAAGTGAGGCCTCAGGGACCAGAGTCAAGGCAGCAGCAGCACAAGCACAACCGGCGGGTGCTGGGGTACTGCCTCCTGATCATGCTGGCAGGCATGGGCCTGCACTATGTTGCCTTCAG GAAGCTGGAGCAGATGCATCGTAGCTTCATGGATGAAAAGGATCGGATCATCACAGCCATCTACAATGACACTCGGGCCCGGGCCAG GGCCAAGAGAGCCAGGCTCCAGGAGGAGCAACGGCTGGGGCCGCAGCTGCAGCCACCACCCGGGCCTCCTCAAGGCCCCGGGATCGTGCCCCCCGGCCCCAGCCCCTGA
- the DNAJC4 gene encoding dnaJ homolog subfamily C member 4 isoform X2, with amino-acid sequence MCGGGASPLFRTLRPVGVVWVSTPMRVWRRGLNRSRKRRPPRGLCPPAFMLPLRLRRLWPHNPPTRFFAAAARQRFGPLSTGLAPVTTMNCWGCILVPALKKLNELSSPSPKRIGHGKGDEGSPAPPQLHPDRDPRNPALHSRFVELSEAYQVLSHEQSRRSYDHQLRSAASPKCPGTTAHPRSAQEAHSSWAPPNAKYWAQFHEVRPQGPESRQQQHKHNRRVLGYCLLIMLAGMGLHYVAFRKLEQMHRSFMDEKDRIITAIYNDTRARARAKRARLQEEQRLGPQLQPPPGPPQGPGIVPPGPSP; translated from the exons ATGTGCGGGGGCGGGGCTTCGCCGCTGTTCCGCACCCTCAGGCCTGTGGGCGTGGTCTGGGTGTCTACGCCAATGAGAGTATGGAGGCGGGGACTGAATAGGAGCCGGAAACGGCGGCCGCCGAGGGGTCT CTGCCCGCCCGCCTTCATGCTGCCCCTGCGCCTGCGCCGGCTGTGGCCCCACAACCCTCCCACTCGGTTCTTCGCAGCGGCCGCCCGGCAGCG GTTTGGGCCTCTCTCCACAGGTCTGGCCCCAGTAACTACTATGAACTGTTGGGGGTGCATCCTGGTGCCAGCGCTGAAGAAGTTAAACGAGCTTTCTTCTCCAAGTCCAAAGAG GATAGGTCATGGGAAGGGAGATGAGGGGAgtcctgccccaccccagctgcACCCTGACCGGGACCCCAGGAACCCAGCCCTGCACAGCCGCTTTGTGGAGCTGAGTGAAGCCTACCAAGTGCTGAGCCATGAGCAGAGCCGCCGCAGCTATGACCACCAGCTCCGCTCGGCAGCTTCCCCAAAGTGTCCAGGAACCACAGCCCATCCCAGGTCTGCTCAAGAGGCACACAG CTCCTGGGCACCCCCCAATGCAAAATACTGGGCCCAGTTTCATGAAGTGAGGCCTCAGGGACCAGAGTCAAGGCAGCAGCAGCACAAGCACAACCGGCGGGTGCTGGGGTACTGCCTCCTGATCATGCTGGCAGGCATGGGCCTGCACTATGTTGCCTTCAG GAAGCTGGAGCAGATGCATCGTAGCTTCATGGATGAAAAGGATCGGATCATCACAGCCATCTACAATGACACTCGGGCCCGGGCCAG GGCCAAGAGAGCCAGGCTCCAGGAGGAGCAACGGCTGGGGCCGCAGCTGCAGCCACCACCCGGGCCTCCTCAAGGCCCCGGGATCGTGCCCCCCGGCCCCAGCCCCTGA
- the DNAJC4 gene encoding dnaJ homolog subfamily C member 4 isoform X5 has translation MCGGGASPLFRTLRPVGVVWVSTPMRVWRRGLNRSRKRRPPRGLCPPAFMLPLRLRRLWPHNPPTRFFAAAARQRFGPLSTGLAPVTTMNCWGCILVPALKKLNELSSPSPKRNPALHSRFVELSEAYQVLSHEQSRRSYDHQLRSAASPKCPGTTAHPRSAQEAHSSSWAPPNAKYWAQFHEVRPQGPESRQQQHKHNRRVLGYCLLIMLAGMGLHYVAFRKLEQMHRSFMDEKDRIITAIYNDTRARARAKRARLQEEQRLGPQLQPPPGPPQGPGIVPPGPSP, from the exons ATGTGCGGGGGCGGGGCTTCGCCGCTGTTCCGCACCCTCAGGCCTGTGGGCGTGGTCTGGGTGTCTACGCCAATGAGAGTATGGAGGCGGGGACTGAATAGGAGCCGGAAACGGCGGCCGCCGAGGGGTCT CTGCCCGCCCGCCTTCATGCTGCCCCTGCGCCTGCGCCGGCTGTGGCCCCACAACCCTCCCACTCGGTTCTTCGCAGCGGCCGCCCGGCAGCG GTTTGGGCCTCTCTCCACAGGTCTGGCCCCAGTAACTACTATGAACTGTTGGGGGTGCATCCTGGTGCCAGCGCTGAAGAAGTTAAACGAGCTTTCTTCTCCAAGTCCAAAGAG GAACCCAGCCCTGCACAGCCGCTTTGTGGAGCTGAGTGAAGCCTACCAAGTGCTGAGCCATGAGCAGAGCCGCCGCAGCTATGACCACCAGCTCCGCTCGGCAGCTTCCCCAAAGTGTCCAGGAACCACAGCCCATCCCAGGTCTGCTCAAGAGGCACACAG CAGCTCCTGGGCACCCCCCAATGCAAAATACTGGGCCCAGTTTCATGAAGTGAGGCCTCAGGGACCAGAGTCAAGGCAGCAGCAGCACAAGCACAACCGGCGGGTGCTGGGGTACTGCCTCCTGATCATGCTGGCAGGCATGGGCCTGCACTATGTTGCCTTCAG GAAGCTGGAGCAGATGCATCGTAGCTTCATGGATGAAAAGGATCGGATCATCACAGCCATCTACAATGACACTCGGGCCCGGGCCAG GGCCAAGAGAGCCAGGCTCCAGGAGGAGCAACGGCTGGGGCCGCAGCTGCAGCCACCACCCGGGCCTCCTCAAGGCCCCGGGATCGTGCCCCCCGGCCCCAGCCCCTGA
- the DNAJC4 gene encoding dnaJ homolog subfamily C member 4 isoform X3, producing the protein MCGGGASPLFRTLRPVGVVWVSTPMRVWRRGLNRSRKRRPPRGLCPPAFMLPLRLRRLWPHNPPTRFFAAAARQRSGPSNYYELLGVHPGASAEEVKRAFFSKSKELHPDRDPRNPALHSRFVELSEAYQVLSHEQSRRSYDHQLRSAASPKCPGTTAHPRSAQEAHSSSWAPPNAKYWAQFHEVRPQGPESRQQQHKHNRRVLGYCLLIMLAGMGLHYVAFRKLEQMHRSFMDEKDRIITAIYNDTRARARAKRARLQEEQRLGPQLQPPPGPPQGPGIVPPGPSP; encoded by the exons ATGTGCGGGGGCGGGGCTTCGCCGCTGTTCCGCACCCTCAGGCCTGTGGGCGTGGTCTGGGTGTCTACGCCAATGAGAGTATGGAGGCGGGGACTGAATAGGAGCCGGAAACGGCGGCCGCCGAGGGGTCT CTGCCCGCCCGCCTTCATGCTGCCCCTGCGCCTGCGCCGGCTGTGGCCCCACAACCCTCCCACTCGGTTCTTCGCAGCGGCCGCCCGGCAGCG GTCTGGCCCCAGTAACTACTATGAACTGTTGGGGGTGCATCCTGGTGCCAGCGCTGAAGAAGTTAAACGAGCTTTCTTCTCCAAGTCCAAAGAG ctgcACCCTGACCGGGACCCCAGGAACCCAGCCCTGCACAGCCGCTTTGTGGAGCTGAGTGAAGCCTACCAAGTGCTGAGCCATGAGCAGAGCCGCCGCAGCTATGACCACCAGCTCCGCTCGGCAGCTTCCCCAAAGTGTCCAGGAACCACAGCCCATCCCAGGTCTGCTCAAGAGGCACACAG CAGCTCCTGGGCACCCCCCAATGCAAAATACTGGGCCCAGTTTCATGAAGTGAGGCCTCAGGGACCAGAGTCAAGGCAGCAGCAGCACAAGCACAACCGGCGGGTGCTGGGGTACTGCCTCCTGATCATGCTGGCAGGCATGGGCCTGCACTATGTTGCCTTCAG GAAGCTGGAGCAGATGCATCGTAGCTTCATGGATGAAAAGGATCGGATCATCACAGCCATCTACAATGACACTCGGGCCCGGGCCAG GGCCAAGAGAGCCAGGCTCCAGGAGGAGCAACGGCTGGGGCCGCAGCTGCAGCCACCACCCGGGCCTCCTCAAGGCCCCGGGATCGTGCCCCCCGGCCCCAGCCCCTGA
- the NUDT22 gene encoding uridine diphosphate glucose pyrophosphatase NUDT22 isoform X1 — protein sequence MDPEVSLLLQCPPGGLPEEQVRAELSPAYDRRPLPGGDKAITAVWESRLQAQPWLFDAPKFRLHSATLVPTGSPGPQLHLCLGLTSYRDFLGTNWASSAAWLRQQGATDWGDKQAYLADPLGVGAALATADDFLVFLRRSGQVAEAPGLVDVPGGHPEPQALCPGGRPLHINLPGELVVHELFSSVLQEICDEVNLPLLTLSQPLLLGIACNETSAGRASAAFYVQCSLTSEQVRKHYTSGGPEAHESTGIIFVETQSVRRLQETEMWAELCPSAKGAIFLYNEFQESST from the exons ATGGACCCTGAGGTGTCCCTGCTGCTGCAATGCCCCCCGGGGGGGCTGCCTGAGGAGCAGGTACGGGCTGAGCTGAGCCCTGCCTACGACCGTCGCCCACTGCCAGGAGGGGACAAGGCCATCACCGCAGTCTGGGAGAGCCGGCTTCAGGCCCAGCCCTGGCTCTTTGACGCCCCCAAGTTCCGCCTGCACTCTGCCACCCTGGTGCCCACTGGCTCGCCGGGGCCACAGCTGCACCTGTGCCTGGGCCTTACTTCCTATCGAGACTTCCTGGGCACCAACTGGGCCAGCTCAGCTGCCTGGCTGCGACAGCAGGGGGCCACCGACTGGGGTGACAAGCAAGCCTACCTGGCGGACCCCTTAGGGGTGGGCGCTGCACTGGCCACTGCTGACGACTTCCTTGTCTTCCTGCGCCGCTCTGGGCAGGTGGCTGAGGCACCTGGGCTAGTGGACGTGCCCGGTGGGCACCCTGAGCCTCAG GCCCTGTGCCCAGGTGGCAGACCCCTGCACATCAACCTCCCTGGGGAGCTGGTGGTGCATGAGCTCTTCTCCAGTGTCCTTCAGGAGATCTGTGATGAG GTGAACCTGCCGCTGCTCACCCTGAGCCAGCCGCTGCTGTTGGGCATTGCCTGCAATGAGACCAGTGCCGGCCGTGCCAGTGCTGCGTTCTACGTCCA GTGCAGCCTGACTTCTGAGCAGGTGAGGAAGCACTACACGAGTGGGGGACCTGAGGCCCACGAATCCACAGGAATCATCTTTgtggagacacag AGTGTGAGGAGGTTGCAGGAGACTGAAATGTGGGCCGAGCTCTGCCCCTCAGCCAAAGGCGCCATCTTCCTCTACAACGAATTCCAGGAAAGTTCCACCTAA
- the DNAJC4 gene encoding dnaJ homolog subfamily C member 4 isoform X8, whose protein sequence is MRFGPLSTGLAPVTTMNCWGCILVPALKKLNELSSPSPKRIGHGKGDEGSPAPPQLHPDRDPRNPALHSRFVELSEAYQVLSHEQSRRSYDHQLRSAASPKCPGTTAHPRSAQEAHSSSWAPPNAKYWAQFHEVRPQGPESRQQQHKHNRRVLGYCLLIMLAGMGLHYVAFRKLEQMHRSFMDEKDRIITAIYNDTRARARAKRARLQEEQRLGPQLQPPPGPPQGPGIVPPGPSP, encoded by the exons ATGAG GTTTGGGCCTCTCTCCACAGGTCTGGCCCCAGTAACTACTATGAACTGTTGGGGGTGCATCCTGGTGCCAGCGCTGAAGAAGTTAAACGAGCTTTCTTCTCCAAGTCCAAAGAG GATAGGTCATGGGAAGGGAGATGAGGGGAgtcctgccccaccccagctgcACCCTGACCGGGACCCCAGGAACCCAGCCCTGCACAGCCGCTTTGTGGAGCTGAGTGAAGCCTACCAAGTGCTGAGCCATGAGCAGAGCCGCCGCAGCTATGACCACCAGCTCCGCTCGGCAGCTTCCCCAAAGTGTCCAGGAACCACAGCCCATCCCAGGTCTGCTCAAGAGGCACACAG CAGCTCCTGGGCACCCCCCAATGCAAAATACTGGGCCCAGTTTCATGAAGTGAGGCCTCAGGGACCAGAGTCAAGGCAGCAGCAGCACAAGCACAACCGGCGGGTGCTGGGGTACTGCCTCCTGATCATGCTGGCAGGCATGGGCCTGCACTATGTTGCCTTCAG GAAGCTGGAGCAGATGCATCGTAGCTTCATGGATGAAAAGGATCGGATCATCACAGCCATCTACAATGACACTCGGGCCCGGGCCAG GGCCAAGAGAGCCAGGCTCCAGGAGGAGCAACGGCTGGGGCCGCAGCTGCAGCCACCACCCGGGCCTCCTCAAGGCCCCGGGATCGTGCCCCCCGGCCCCAGCCCCTGA
- the DNAJC4 gene encoding dnaJ homolog subfamily C member 4 isoform X7: protein MLPLRLRRLWPHNPPTRFFAAAARQRSGPSNYYELLGVHPGASAEEVKRAFFSKSKELHPDRDPRNPALHSRFVELSEAYQVLSHEQSRRSYDHQLRSAASPKCPGTTAHPRSAQEAHSSSWAPPNAKYWAQFHEVRPQGPESRQQQHKHNRRVLGYCLLIMLAGMGLHYVAFRKLEQMHRSFMDEKDRIITAIYNDTRARARAKRARLQEEQRLGPQLQPPPGPPQGPGIVPPGPSP from the exons ATGCTGCCCCTGCGCCTGCGCCGGCTGTGGCCCCACAACCCTCCCACTCGGTTCTTCGCAGCGGCCGCCCGGCAGCG GTCTGGCCCCAGTAACTACTATGAACTGTTGGGGGTGCATCCTGGTGCCAGCGCTGAAGAAGTTAAACGAGCTTTCTTCTCCAAGTCCAAAGAG ctgcACCCTGACCGGGACCCCAGGAACCCAGCCCTGCACAGCCGCTTTGTGGAGCTGAGTGAAGCCTACCAAGTGCTGAGCCATGAGCAGAGCCGCCGCAGCTATGACCACCAGCTCCGCTCGGCAGCTTCCCCAAAGTGTCCAGGAACCACAGCCCATCCCAGGTCTGCTCAAGAGGCACACAG CAGCTCCTGGGCACCCCCCAATGCAAAATACTGGGCCCAGTTTCATGAAGTGAGGCCTCAGGGACCAGAGTCAAGGCAGCAGCAGCACAAGCACAACCGGCGGGTGCTGGGGTACTGCCTCCTGATCATGCTGGCAGGCATGGGCCTGCACTATGTTGCCTTCAG GAAGCTGGAGCAGATGCATCGTAGCTTCATGGATGAAAAGGATCGGATCATCACAGCCATCTACAATGACACTCGGGCCCGGGCCAG GGCCAAGAGAGCCAGGCTCCAGGAGGAGCAACGGCTGGGGCCGCAGCTGCAGCCACCACCCGGGCCTCCTCAAGGCCCCGGGATCGTGCCCCCCGGCCCCAGCCCCTGA
- the DNAJC4 gene encoding dnaJ homolog subfamily C member 4 isoform X6 yields the protein MGSLQNCRFLGAALEILICRNEVWASLHRSGPSNYYELLGVHPGASAEEVKRAFFSKSKELHPDRDPRNPALHSRFVELSEAYQVLSHEQSRRSYDHQLRSAASPKCPGTTAHPRSAQEAHSSSWAPPNAKYWAQFHEVRPQGPESRQQQHKHNRRVLGYCLLIMLAGMGLHYVAFRKLEQMHRSFMDEKDRIITAIYNDTRARARAKRARLQEEQRLGPQLQPPPGPPQGPGIVPPGPSP from the exons ATGGGGAGCTTACAAAACTGCAGATTCCTGGGCGCTGCTCTGGAGATCCTGATTTGCAGGAATGAG GTTTGGGCCTCTCTCCACAGGTCTGGCCCCAGTAACTACTATGAACTGTTGGGGGTGCATCCTGGTGCCAGCGCTGAAGAAGTTAAACGAGCTTTCTTCTCCAAGTCCAAAGAG ctgcACCCTGACCGGGACCCCAGGAACCCAGCCCTGCACAGCCGCTTTGTGGAGCTGAGTGAAGCCTACCAAGTGCTGAGCCATGAGCAGAGCCGCCGCAGCTATGACCACCAGCTCCGCTCGGCAGCTTCCCCAAAGTGTCCAGGAACCACAGCCCATCCCAGGTCTGCTCAAGAGGCACACAG CAGCTCCTGGGCACCCCCCAATGCAAAATACTGGGCCCAGTTTCATGAAGTGAGGCCTCAGGGACCAGAGTCAAGGCAGCAGCAGCACAAGCACAACCGGCGGGTGCTGGGGTACTGCCTCCTGATCATGCTGGCAGGCATGGGCCTGCACTATGTTGCCTTCAG GAAGCTGGAGCAGATGCATCGTAGCTTCATGGATGAAAAGGATCGGATCATCACAGCCATCTACAATGACACTCGGGCCCGGGCCAG GGCCAAGAGAGCCAGGCTCCAGGAGGAGCAACGGCTGGGGCCGCAGCTGCAGCCACCACCCGGGCCTCCTCAAGGCCCCGGGATCGTGCCCCCCGGCCCCAGCCCCTGA